One genomic segment of Chloroflexota bacterium includes these proteins:
- a CDS encoding F0F1 ATP synthase subunit alpha — protein sequence MGIADLIRTGAAAYEYRPRVLEVGTVLRVGNGVATLSGLLSARTEDVVVFPTGVQGMVLNLNRLQTDVILLGPDQGIQGGDIVLNTGRRLRVPVGWGFLGRVVDPLGKPLDGRGPIAPSEWSPLEKEAPGIIARQPVNTPLQTGIKIVDALVPLGRGQRELIIGDRQTGKTALALDAIINQRRGDVLCVYVAIAQKKSSVHSAIQVLRQYGAMDHSIVVVANPDDPPALRYLAPYAGCSMAEFFMYEGRDALIVYDDLTKHADSYRELSLLLRRPPGREAYPGDIFYLHARLLERACKLSEEHGGGSLTALPIVETRRGHIAAYIPTNLISISDGQIYLDADRFNRGFKPAVHEGLSVSRVGGAAQTHAMRAVTAHLRLDLSQFEEVAHFARLGTEVDAATRRQIARGQRLQAALKQRQYAPLSVGEQVIQLYAATSGYLDDLSVDEVPAYLEGLPDFIERGYSHVYYPLERTKELDAEIKEALEEGLEAYHAYWKERALGS from the coding sequence TTGGGCATCGCAGATCTGATTCGAACAGGGGCTGCCGCATACGAGTATCGCCCCCGGGTCTTGGAGGTTGGGACGGTGCTGCGCGTGGGCAATGGCGTGGCTACTCTATCGGGGTTACTCAGTGCTCGCACTGAAGATGTGGTTGTATTCCCTACCGGTGTGCAGGGCATGGTCCTCAATCTAAACCGCCTTCAGACGGACGTGATACTGCTTGGGCCGGATCAGGGCATCCAAGGGGGGGACATTGTTCTCAACACCGGCCGTCGCCTACGTGTCCCTGTGGGGTGGGGATTCTTGGGACGGGTTGTAGATCCCCTTGGCAAGCCGCTGGATGGCCGAGGTCCCATTGCTCCTTCAGAATGGTCACCTTTAGAAAAGGAGGCGCCGGGCATCATTGCTCGCCAGCCTGTGAACACGCCTTTACAGACGGGCATTAAGATCGTGGATGCGCTGGTGCCCCTCGGTAGGGGCCAGAGGGAGTTAATCATCGGAGATCGGCAGACCGGCAAAACTGCTCTCGCCCTAGATGCTATAATCAACCAGCGTCGAGGCGATGTTCTATGCGTATATGTGGCTATTGCGCAGAAAAAGTCATCGGTGCATTCGGCAATACAGGTGCTCCGCCAATATGGAGCGATGGATCATAGTATTGTAGTGGTCGCTAACCCCGACGATCCACCTGCACTACGCTACTTAGCCCCGTACGCGGGTTGCAGCATGGCGGAATTTTTTATGTACGAGGGTCGTGACGCGCTCATTGTATACGACGATTTGACGAAGCATGCTGATTCCTATCGTGAACTGAGTTTACTGCTGCGTAGGCCGCCAGGCCGTGAGGCTTACCCTGGAGACATCTTCTATCTGCACGCCCGGTTATTGGAACGCGCCTGTAAACTCAGCGAGGAACACGGTGGTGGTTCTCTGACCGCGCTCCCAATTGTAGAAACACGCCGCGGCCATATTGCTGCTTACATCCCCACCAATCTGATTTCCATCTCGGATGGTCAGATCTATTTGGATGCTGACCGGTTCAATCGCGGCTTTAAGCCGGCAGTTCACGAGGGACTTTCAGTCTCCCGCGTTGGTGGTGCGGCACAAACGCACGCTATGCGCGCCGTTACTGCTCACTTGAGACTGGACCTATCCCAGTTTGAAGAAGTAGCCCACTTCGCCCGGCTGGGCACCGAAGTAGACGCCGCTACGCGACGCCAGATCGCTCGTGGGCAACGCCTGCAGGCCGCGCTGAAGCAACGCCAATACGCACCTCTCTCAGTAGGTGAACAGGTTATACAACTATATGCTGCTACCTCCGGTTATTTGGATGATCTCTCAGTGGACGAGGTACCAGCCTATCTGGAGGGGTTACCCGACTTCATAGAGCGAGGGTACTCTCATGTGTACTATCCTTTGGAACGCACTAAAGAACTCGATGCGGAGATAAAAGAGGCCCTCGAAGAGGGCTTAGAAGCCTACCATGCGTATTGGAAAGAGAGGGCATTAGGGTCATGA
- a CDS encoding cyclic-di-AMP receptor, giving the protein MKMIMAVVQRAEARQLLDALVTAGYAVTYSESRGGLLHQASDTLFIGVEDEAVDSVLQIIRENCHACVALRETTAAEASEQLNESTTTSPLAPPRHSEITVGGAVVFVWPIERFEKF; this is encoded by the coding sequence ATGAAGATGATAATGGCTGTGGTACAGCGGGCAGAGGCCAGACAGTTGCTCGATGCACTGGTTACCGCTGGTTATGCTGTTACCTATTCCGAGAGTCGGGGGGGCCTCTTGCATCAGGCCAGCGACACACTTTTCATTGGTGTGGAAGACGAGGCTGTGGACTCGGTATTGCAGATCATTCGCGAAAACTGTCATGCCTGTGTCGCTCTCCGCGAGACTACGGCTGCTGAGGCCTCCGAGCAGTTGAATGAAAGTACCACGACGAGCCCTCTGGCTCCACCCCGCCATTCTGAAATCACCGTTGGTGGAGCAGTGGTCTTTGTCTGGCCTATTGAACGCTTCGAGAAATTCTAA
- a CDS encoding F0F1 ATP synthase subunit gamma encodes MEDIEQVEARLRNIRSITPILSALRTIALGGWRVALARLNAVRAYQEQLTDILYLILPRLSGTRLHGQPTKATVARRGLLVIGSERGLCGLFTTSVVAVAEAELARWRAMGIEGELMVLGERARREFRRRNLFPVWEARLPVTGVPSICLAAELVAKTLPRFNRGELEAVAVAYNHYLGPARYESRVLELLPLVWPHRAVRRPPWPPPIIDTDPYSLYQQITEQLVLIAFFRVLLESAAAEQSARFQLMEGASQNSHRLIDELTLAYHMARQQRITMEMLDLAVGAGLVGQSQTQWSEMSSTDMPADL; translated from the coding sequence ATGGAAGATATCGAGCAGGTTGAAGCCCGGCTGCGCAATATCCGTAGCATCACGCCTATCTTGAGCGCCCTCCGCACCATTGCCCTTGGTGGCTGGCGGGTGGCACTTGCCAGACTGAATGCGGTGCGAGCCTATCAGGAACAACTGACCGATATATTGTACCTGATATTGCCCCGCTTGTCCGGGACTCGCTTGCACGGTCAGCCAACTAAGGCAACTGTCGCACGTCGAGGCCTGTTGGTCATTGGCAGTGAACGGGGACTGTGTGGTTTATTCACGACTTCCGTTGTCGCTGTCGCGGAGGCGGAGTTGGCTCGGTGGCGAGCCATGGGAATTGAGGGCGAACTCATGGTCTTAGGAGAGAGGGCCAGGCGCGAATTCCGTCGCCGCAACTTATTTCCTGTCTGGGAAGCCAGGTTGCCTGTGACAGGCGTGCCCTCCATCTGCCTGGCTGCTGAATTGGTGGCCAAGACGTTACCGCGTTTCAATAGAGGGGAACTGGAGGCAGTTGCGGTTGCCTACAATCACTATCTCGGTCCAGCGCGTTACGAATCGCGGGTACTGGAACTTCTGCCTCTGGTCTGGCCCCACCGTGCTGTAAGGAGACCGCCCTGGCCCCCGCCTATTATAGACACAGACCCCTACAGTCTGTATCAACAGATCACAGAGCAATTAGTGTTGATCGCCTTTTTCCGCGTGCTTCTGGAATCAGCCGCCGCGGAACAATCGGCTCGCTTTCAATTGATGGAAGGTGCCAGCCAGAATAGTCATCGCTTGATTGATGAACTCACGCTGGCCTATCATATGGCTCGGCAGCAGAGAATTACCATGGAGATGCTCGACTTGGCTGTGGGAGCAGGGCTGGTGGGCCAAAGCCAGACTCAGTGGTCAGAGATGTCTTCCACCGATATGCCCGCTGATTTGTAA